The segment GCCACTTTCATACTCTCCACCGTCAAGAGCCCCGCATTTGACGGTAATCACGGTCTCCTCGTGCTCGGCTATGGGCATGAACTGCATCAAAAATCTGTTTCTCACAGCATCATAGACAACCTGCTCGTCTGGCGATAATCCCTTTGCCTGAATATAGGTCGGTGTAATCGCGCTATGGCTCTCGACTTTTGAATTGTCGAACACGCGCTTTTGAGTATGGAACTCAATCTCCTCTTCAAAGGGCAGTCCTTTTTTATGGACGAAGAGCACCCTCTTCACCTTTTCAATCAGCGATTCCTCAAGGGCTAGACTTGCCGTCCTTGGATAGGTGATCAGTTTCTTCTCATAAAGGGACTGGGCCACTTTCAAGACCTTGTCGGATGTCCAGCCCTTCTGCTTGCTGGTGACATGACCCTGAAGTCCTGATAGATTGAACAGCACCGGCGGGTATTCCCTTTTTGTCTCCTTAGTCAGTTCCTCAATGAAGGCGGGCTGCTTGAGTATCGCCTTCTTCAAGTCTTCAAGAAAGGGCTTCTCTTCAAACTTGTCCTTATTGTCAAAGGTGAAAACCGACTCAAACAGTTCACCTTTCTCGGTCTTTACTGTCGCTATGAGTTTATGGAACTCCTCTTTCACAAAGTTCTCGATTTCAATATCCCTGTCATAGATGATCTTTAAGGTCGGCAGCAAGACCCTGCCTACATTAAGCGCCTTTCCTGATCCCCGCTGATACTTGAGGGTCGCCACAGAGGTCAGATTGATGCCGATCATCCAGTCCGCCCACTGCCTGCTGATACCGGCATCCTTAAGGGGTCTCATGGTCTCATTGTCCACCATCTTGGTTAAGCCCTCTTTTACCTCGGTAGGCGTCCATTCATTTAAAAGCAGCCTCTTCACAGGCTTTTTCACTTGCAAATAGTCTAATATGATATCCCCTATGATCTGACCCTCACGGTCGAAGTCACAGGCGGAGATCACTCCAGTCACCTTATCGTCCTCGATCAGTCTCCTGATTGTATCAAGCTGTTTCTTCGCGCCCTCATCCACGACATGCCTGTTCTTTGAATCCCCTTTGATCTTATATTGAAACGGGTGCGGTACAAAGGGAAAATTCTCCAGTCGCCACCCCGCCATTTTTTCGTCGTAATCCTTCGCGTCAAAAAGCTCGAGTAAATGACCGAACGCCCATGTGACATAAGCCTTATCGGATTCATAATACCCGTCACGCCTATTCTTTGCACCAATAGCTTCAGCGATATTTTTTGCGACGGATGGTTTTTCAGCAATTATTACCTTAGACATATAAAACCTTCTTCTCTTAAACAACCGGCGATTAATCTGATACACCACTTATTATACGCTGTAATCAGCCAACAAACAAA is part of the Fusibacter sp. A1 genome and harbors:
- a CDS encoding DNA topoisomerase, with the translated sequence MSKVIIAEKPSVAKNIAEAIGAKNRRDGYYESDKAYVTWAFGHLLELFDAKDYDEKMAGWRLENFPFVPHPFQYKIKGDSKNRHVVDEGAKKQLDTIRRLIEDDKVTGVISACDFDREGQIIGDIILDYLQVKKPVKRLLLNEWTPTEVKEGLTKMVDNETMRPLKDAGISRQWADWMIGINLTSVATLKYQRGSGKALNVGRVLLPTLKIIYDRDIEIENFVKEEFHKLIATVKTEKGELFESVFTFDNKDKFEEKPFLEDLKKAILKQPAFIEELTKETKREYPPVLFNLSGLQGHVTSKQKGWTSDKVLKVAQSLYEKKLITYPRTASLALEESLIEKVKRVLFVHKKGLPFEEEIEFHTQKRVFDNSKVESHSAITPTYIQAKGLSPDEQVVYDAVRNRFLMQFMPIAEHEETVITVKCGALDGGEYESGRFITKGRVQLIEGWRKVEKIKSKEKVLPKVEKDEVVHVEKAKIETKGTNPPKKHTEKTLLRVMETCGKKFKTTQKPKDAENDSDSDEDDDDIEGIDVNEKESEEDLENLKAILSGFSIGTPATRAETISKLIRVGYVAMKGKSLYCTPVGKKMVELFPVKSLFDLEYTGRLEKTLSDIGKGEIPRSDFLNEIESFTADAVHAIKSDQFHVIQDLGNKRADDREVLGKCPTCGSAIVEGEKGYGCTNYKGGCKFIIWKNDKYLTALKVAATKSTIMKLLEKGEVCSNQFINKKGEKFAACLSYQKNEDNDYFSWRMRFPDRNY